Proteins co-encoded in one Flavobacterium fluviale genomic window:
- a CDS encoding DinB family protein: MKSGVQNTILETYTKLTDTISLFSENEINRVPFEGSWTGGQTVQHIILACSGFPSVFAGKTEKTTREPDENVRKLDEIFLDFNTKMESPENIKPAKIDYDKEALISSIKKIQTDLFEAAETYDLTLTCLEFQMPGFENFTIYEWIHFAIIHTQRHTHQLQVIYETINKP, from the coding sequence ATGAAAAGCGGTGTTCAAAATACGATCCTAGAAACTTACACTAAATTGACAGATACGATCTCGCTATTTTCTGAGAATGAAATTAATAGGGTTCCATTTGAAGGCAGCTGGACTGGCGGACAAACTGTTCAACATATTATTTTGGCTTGTTCGGGTTTTCCGAGTGTTTTTGCCGGAAAAACAGAAAAGACAACTCGCGAACCTGATGAAAATGTAAGGAAGCTGGACGAAATCTTCTTAGATTTTAATACTAAAATGGAATCTCCAGAAAATATTAAACCTGCCAAAATTGATTATGATAAAGAGGCATTAATTTCTTCCATCAAAAAAATACAAACCGATTTATTTGAAGCCGCAGAAACATACGATTTAACATTAACCTGCCTCGAGTTTCAAATGCCTGGTTTTGAAAATTTCACTATTTACGAATGGATTCACTTCGCGATCATTCACACTCAGAGACATACACATCAACTACAAGTGATTTACGAAACTATCAATAAACCATAA
- a CDS encoding DUF1440 domain-containing protein gives MRSKVKTIVSSGLAAGTLDITAAILIYAVILHKTTAEKILQSIASGVFKKDAYTAGAEMTFIGLGFHFLIAFIFAWFYFKIFPYIPFFKINTVLSGVSYGFFIWVVMNLIVLPIVFPVLPEKKLDFALLLSILIVICCVGIPIAFITRKYYAKWY, from the coding sequence ATGAGATCAAAAGTTAAAACCATTGTTTCATCTGGTTTAGCAGCGGGAACTTTAGACATTACTGCAGCCATTTTAATTTATGCAGTGATCCTTCATAAGACAACTGCCGAAAAAATTCTGCAGTCTATTGCAAGTGGTGTTTTTAAAAAAGATGCTTATACAGCTGGAGCAGAAATGACTTTTATAGGATTAGGTTTTCATTTTTTAATAGCTTTTATCTTTGCGTGGTTTTATTTTAAGATTTTCCCTTATATCCCTTTCTTTAAAATAAACACAGTGTTATCTGGGGTTTCTTACGGATTTTTTATTTGGGTGGTTATGAATTTAATAGTTCTCCCAATTGTTTTTCCTGTTTTACCAGAAAAGAAACTAGACTTTGCGCTATTGCTCTCTATTTTAATTGTAATTTGCTGCGTGGGTATTCCTATTGCTTTTATAACGCGTAAATACTATGCGAAATGGTATTAG
- a CDS encoding DoxX family protein, with protein sequence MKKAKIIFWTTTIIIFLFEGVMPALTSQSEMAKEGIRHLGYPEYFGNALVIFKILGVLALVIPQVPKNVKEWAYAGFGFDFIFASISHFAVDGMNFQSFFPLIFLVILAISYIYYHKIERYKNIAL encoded by the coding sequence ATGAAAAAAGCAAAAATTATTTTTTGGACCACTACAATTATTATTTTTTTATTTGAAGGCGTTATGCCTGCTTTGACTTCACAATCTGAGATGGCGAAAGAAGGAATCAGGCATTTAGGTTATCCTGAATATTTTGGAAATGCATTGGTTATTTTTAAAATTTTGGGAGTTCTGGCTTTGGTAATTCCACAAGTTCCTAAAAATGTAAAAGAATGGGCTTATGCGGGATTTGGTTTTGACTTTATATTTGCTTCAATAAGTCATTTTGCGGTTGACGGAATGAATTTTCAAAGTTTCTTTCCTTTAATCTTTCTAGTGATTTTAGCGATTTCCTATATCTACTATCATAAAATCGAGCGATACAAAAATATCGCGCTGTAA
- a CDS encoding VOC family protein, with translation MNIPAEHQTIMPYLILQGAAKFIDFTKVVFGASETNTKSIREDGSIMHAEVTLNGSTIMVTDEITDWAKQTSHLFVYVPNADETYQKALENGAVPLMGLSDQDYGRTCGVTDPFGNVWWITSVK, from the coding sequence ATGAATATTCCAGCAGAACATCAAACTATAATGCCTTATTTAATTTTACAAGGCGCAGCAAAATTTATCGATTTTACAAAAGTTGTTTTTGGGGCATCTGAGACTAATACAAAGTCCATTCGCGAAGATGGAAGCATCATGCATGCTGAGGTTACCCTAAACGGAAGCACCATTATGGTTACGGATGAAATTACCGATTGGGCCAAACAAACTTCACATTTATTTGTTTATGTTCCTAATGCCGATGAAACCTATCAGAAAGCTTTAGAAAACGGTGCTGTTCCGCTAATGGGATTAAGCGATCAGGATTATGGGAGAACCTGCGGTGTTACAGATCCTTTTGGAAATGTGTGGTGGATTACATCTGTAAAATAA
- a CDS encoding DUF1328 family protein, whose product MLRWTVIFIILAIIAGIFGFGGIAAGAAGIAKVLFFIFIVLFIISLITGRTKV is encoded by the coding sequence ATGTTACGCTGGACAGTCATTTTTATTATTCTTGCTATAATAGCTGGAATTTTTGGTTTTGGTGGCATTGCTGCTGGAGCTGCAGGTATTGCAAAAGTTTTATTCTTTATCTTTATAGTGTTATTTATCATTTCACTAATTACAGGAAGAACAAAGGTTTAA
- a CDS encoding glycoside hydrolase family 130 protein, producing the protein MEEAKKHGVILEKTERNFEELGVLNPAVYQDGNTVHMFYRAAKKGNFSTIGYCRFEGPTTLVERRSTPIFVPEYIYEIHGVEDPRITKIDDLYYLTYVTYDGLNACGALAVSKDLVKFKKKGIITPRFILNEFTNHIRNHLQNPSIAKILAFNTARNYPLTETMKEHLYVWDKNVVLFPKKINGKFVALHRLFPSIQIVSFEKKSELTEDFWKDYLKNLPDHIVLEPKFDHETSHIGPGAPPIETADGWLLIYHAAEKREKGLVYHACAVLLDLENPSKVIGRLPKPIITPSEYYERHGYVNYVVFPTGTAIFDDQLYIYYGAADDKIAVASLNLNELLTELKMYSHESNIK; encoded by the coding sequence ATGGAAGAGGCTAAAAAGCATGGTGTTATTCTAGAAAAAACAGAAAGAAATTTTGAAGAATTGGGAGTTTTAAACCCAGCTGTTTATCAAGACGGAAATACTGTACACATGTTTTACAGAGCTGCAAAAAAAGGGAATTTTTCAACTATAGGATATTGTCGGTTTGAAGGACCTACAACTTTGGTCGAAAGACGTTCAACTCCCATTTTTGTTCCAGAATATATTTATGAAATTCATGGTGTCGAAGATCCTAGAATTACGAAAATAGATGACCTGTATTATTTGACTTATGTCACTTATGATGGATTGAATGCCTGCGGTGCTTTGGCAGTTTCTAAAGATCTGGTAAAATTTAAAAAGAAAGGAATTATTACGCCAAGATTTATTTTAAATGAATTTACGAACCATATTAGAAATCATTTACAAAATCCAAGCATTGCAAAGATTCTGGCTTTTAACACAGCTAGAAATTATCCGCTGACAGAAACAATGAAGGAGCATCTTTATGTATGGGATAAAAATGTGGTTCTTTTTCCGAAGAAAATCAATGGAAAATTTGTGGCATTACACAGACTCTTTCCTTCTATTCAGATTGTTTCGTTTGAAAAAAAATCGGAACTGACAGAGGATTTTTGGAAAGATTATCTCAAAAACCTTCCAGATCATATTGTACTTGAACCGAAGTTTGATCACGAAACAAGTCATATTGGTCCTGGAGCACCGCCAATCGAAACAGCAGACGGCTGGCTTTTAATTTATCATGCTGCTGAAAAAAGGGAAAAAGGATTGGTTTATCATGCTTGTGCCGTTTTACTGGACTTAGAAAACCCATCTAAAGTTATCGGAAGACTGCCAAAACCAATTATTACACCGTCAGAATATTACGAAAGACATGGTTATGTTAATTATGTGGTTTTCCCAACAGGAACTGCAATTTTTGATGACCAACTATATATTTATTATGGTGCCGCCGATGATAAGATTGCGGTGGCCTCTTTGAACCTTAACGAGTTATTAACCGAATTAAAAATGTATTCTCATGAAAGCAATATCAAATAA
- a CDS encoding TolC family protein: MKNHITKIVTFAILITTLISCKVSKDIETPKDAFPENFRNASVSSDTTSIADLEWKNFFTEKDIIKLIDSAVARNNDLQIAEKNIEIAQYRFTQSKWGNVPQVNLFVNASTSNPSDNSFTGLNLNQAIGAKHIDDYSAGASLSWEADIWGKIRNQKKGAYAGYLQSEEVKKALQTNIVANVSRGYYNLLMLDAQLEIARQNLRLNDSTTNIIKLKYDAGQVTTLAIQQSEAQKLNSAQLIPLLEQNIAIQENTLSVLTGSFPNSKERTIRLSTIDVKHNTAIGIPSALVSRRPDVKSAELALKVANANVGITKADLYPALRITAQGGLNSFETSNWFNIPASLFGTVAGGLTQPLLNNKRVRTQYNIAVAEREKAVLNFRQAVLVAVSEVSDALVKVEKLQQQETFLKEKVKTLQLAIKNANLLFKNGMAEYLEVLTAQANLLQSELELADIKRQQLTANTDLYRALGGGWK; the protein is encoded by the coding sequence ATGAAAAATCATATAACCAAAATCGTGACCTTCGCCATTCTGATCACGACCTTAATATCCTGTAAAGTTTCGAAGGATATTGAAACTCCAAAAGATGCATTTCCTGAGAATTTCAGGAATGCATCGGTTTCGAGTGATACAACCAGTATTGCCGATTTGGAGTGGAAAAATTTCTTTACAGAAAAAGATATTATTAAACTAATTGATAGTGCCGTTGCGAGAAACAACGATCTGCAGATTGCCGAAAAAAACATCGAAATTGCACAATACAGATTCACACAATCTAAATGGGGAAATGTACCTCAGGTTAACTTATTTGTAAACGCAAGTACAAGCAATCCGTCTGATAATAGTTTTACTGGATTGAATTTAAACCAAGCAATAGGTGCTAAACATATTGATGATTATTCTGCCGGAGCTTCACTTTCTTGGGAAGCTGATATCTGGGGAAAGATCAGAAACCAAAAAAAAGGTGCTTATGCAGGATATCTTCAGTCTGAAGAAGTAAAAAAAGCTTTGCAGACTAATATCGTAGCAAATGTTTCAAGAGGATATTATAATCTATTGATGCTGGATGCACAATTGGAAATTGCCAGACAAAATCTTCGCTTAAATGATAGTACAACGAATATCATCAAATTAAAATACGATGCTGGTCAGGTAACTACATTGGCGATTCAGCAATCTGAAGCACAGAAATTAAACTCGGCGCAATTGATTCCGTTATTGGAACAAAATATTGCGATTCAGGAAAATACTTTGAGTGTTTTAACGGGTTCTTTTCCGAATTCTAAAGAAAGAACAATTCGTTTAAGTACTATTGATGTAAAACACAATACAGCAATCGGGATTCCGTCTGCTTTAGTAAGCAGAAGACCCGACGTAAAAAGTGCCGAACTAGCTTTGAAAGTGGCAAATGCAAACGTAGGAATCACAAAAGCCGATTTATATCCAGCTTTAAGAATAACAGCGCAAGGCGGCTTAAACTCTTTTGAAACCAGTAATTGGTTCAATATTCCGGCTTCTTTATTCGGAACTGTTGCGGGAGGTTTAACGCAGCCGCTTTTAAACAATAAAAGAGTAAGAACGCAATATAATATCGCTGTAGCGGAAAGAGAAAAAGCGGTTTTAAATTTCAGACAAGCTGTTTTGGTTGCTGTAAGCGAAGTTTCTGATGCTTTGGTTAAAGTAGAAAAATTACAACAGCAGGAAACTTTCTTAAAAGAAAAAGTAAAAACATTACAGCTGGCTATTAAAAATGCCAACCTATTATTCAAAAATGGTATGGCAGAATATCTGGAAGTTTTAACTGCTCAGGCAAACTTGTTGCAAAGCGAACTGGAACTTGCCGATATTAAAAGACAACAGCTTACAGCTAATACAGATTTGTACCGTGCACTGGGCGGAGGCTGGAAATAA
- a CDS encoding Crp/Fnr family transcriptional regulator: protein MTLSNEIYLNQLKQTIESYYPLSENSWQLIENITEFQTLKKGETLLQNGEIAKNLHFIAKGVLRAFITDQEGNFYNKNLFLENYFAGSKVSLMLQSPSNFTIEALEDSIIINLNYKKYMSLINENDDLKNFYIAHLEKNWIVDKEQREVALVMQNATERYVSLLQKHPSIADRVPLLHIASHLGITPTQLSRIRKSLEKDL from the coding sequence ATGACTTTGAGCAATGAAATATACCTCAATCAATTAAAACAAACCATCGAAAGTTACTATCCTCTTTCTGAAAACTCATGGCAATTGATTGAGAACATCACCGAATTTCAAACTTTAAAAAAAGGTGAAACATTATTACAAAACGGTGAAATCGCTAAAAATCTTCATTTCATTGCGAAAGGTGTTTTACGAGCTTTTATAACAGATCAAGAGGGAAATTTCTATAATAAAAATCTTTTTCTAGAAAATTACTTTGCAGGTTCGAAGGTTTCATTAATGCTGCAATCACCCTCAAATTTTACAATTGAAGCTTTGGAAGACAGCATTATCATCAATCTTAATTACAAAAAGTATATGTCGTTAATTAATGAAAATGATGATCTCAAAAACTTTTATATCGCTCATTTAGAGAAAAACTGGATTGTCGATAAAGAGCAGAGAGAAGTCGCTTTGGTTATGCAAAACGCAACCGAAAGATATGTGAGTCTTCTACAAAAACATCCAAGTATTGCAGATCGGGTTCCGTTATTGCATATTGCCTCGCATTTAGGTATTACCCCGACACAGTTAAGCCGAATTAGAAAAAGTCTGGAAAAAGATTTGTAA
- a CDS encoding efflux RND transporter permease subunit, with amino-acid sequence MFKIFIQRPVLATVISILLVILGVLGLTKLPLQQFPDIAPPSVLVTAVYPGANAETVLRSVAPSIEESINGVENMTYMSSTASNDGTLAITVFFKLGTDADQAAVNVQNRVAQATSQLPAEVVQQGIVTAKQQNSFIMAIGMYTEDESKYDQTFVANYAQINIIPELKRIPGVGSASIFGGVKDYSMRVWLNPTQMSTYKVTPSEVMGAIQDKSLEAAPGKFGERSKEVFEYVIKYKGKLTKPEDYENIAIRSNADGSVLRLKDVARVELGAYSYNSLTRLNGKKGIVIGVIQLAGSNSNDIQIAINKMMEKASKDFPKGIKHNIFYSTKVSLDQSIEQVEHTLLEAFILVFIVVFIFLQDFRSTLIPAIAVPVAILGTFFFMQLFGFSINLLTLFALILAIGIVVDDAIVVVEAVHAKMEHKRLSPKIATHEAMHEITGAIISITLVMAAVFLPVGFMEGSTGVFYRQFAFTMAIAIVISAVNALTLSPALAALFLKDNHGAHDHDAPYQKKGFKEKFFTAFNSSFESLTNRYVGGLKFLIRRKWLSLGGLALVVVATVVMVKTTPAGFIPTEDQGFIAIAVNTPSGTSLDGTQKVMTDAENTLRGLDASRFVTAISGFNLLTNSTSPSSAVVFVLLKPNEERGDVKNIDEIMNQVRGKLGAISGGSFFVFSFPTVPGFSNVEALDLVLQDKTGGKLDKFSGISQNFIGELMKRPEIAVAFTSFKADYPQLQLEVNDEKANQLGVNVKDILQTMQAYFGSAQASDFNRFGKYYRVVVQADIEDRADPTAIDRVFVKNKTGEMVPINTLVKLTRIYGSETASRYNLFNSISINAIPKPGFSSGDAIKAIEEVAAQQLPAGYGFEFSGQTREEISSGGQSATIFLLCLIFIYFLLAAQYESYILPLAVILSIPAGIFGVFVAIGLTGIENNIYVQVALVMLIGLLAKNAILIVEFAVQKRKSGQALVRASIDAAKLRLRPIIMTSLAFIVGLVPMMSAKGPSAQGNHSISIGAAGGMISGVILGLFIIPVLFIIFQHLQEKVSGKPVAVIHNEEK; translated from the coding sequence ATGTTCAAAATATTTATACAAAGACCTGTACTGGCAACCGTAATTTCCATTTTATTGGTAATTCTTGGGGTATTGGGTTTAACTAAACTGCCTTTACAACAGTTTCCTGATATTGCGCCTCCATCGGTTTTGGTAACGGCCGTATATCCTGGAGCTAACGCAGAAACGGTTTTACGTTCTGTGGCACCTTCTATAGAAGAATCAATAAATGGTGTAGAAAACATGACTTATATGAGTTCTACAGCCAGTAATGACGGTACTTTAGCGATTACGGTTTTCTTTAAACTTGGAACAGACGCCGATCAGGCTGCGGTAAACGTACAAAACCGTGTTGCTCAGGCAACGAGCCAGCTTCCTGCCGAGGTTGTACAGCAGGGTATTGTGACGGCGAAACAGCAAAATAGTTTCATCATGGCGATTGGTATGTACACCGAAGATGAATCGAAATACGATCAGACTTTTGTGGCCAACTATGCGCAGATCAATATTATTCCGGAACTAAAACGTATTCCGGGTGTGGGTTCTGCCAGTATTTTTGGTGGTGTAAAAGATTACTCTATGCGTGTTTGGTTGAATCCAACACAGATGTCGACTTACAAAGTTACGCCTAGCGAAGTTATGGGAGCGATTCAGGACAAGAGTTTGGAAGCGGCTCCGGGGAAATTTGGAGAGCGAAGCAAAGAGGTTTTTGAATACGTTATTAAGTACAAAGGAAAATTAACCAAACCAGAAGATTATGAAAATATTGCTATACGTTCTAATGCAGATGGCTCAGTACTTCGCTTAAAAGATGTAGCGCGAGTTGAACTTGGTGCTTACTCTTACAACAGTTTAACTCGTTTAAATGGTAAAAAAGGAATTGTAATTGGGGTTATTCAGTTAGCTGGATCAAACTCAAATGATATTCAGATTGCCATCAACAAAATGATGGAAAAAGCTTCTAAAGATTTTCCAAAAGGCATTAAACACAATATTTTCTATAGTACAAAAGTATCTCTTGACCAATCTATCGAACAGGTGGAGCATACATTACTGGAAGCTTTTATATTGGTATTTATTGTGGTATTTATCTTCTTGCAAGATTTTAGATCAACATTAATTCCGGCTATTGCTGTACCTGTAGCAATTTTAGGAACGTTCTTCTTCATGCAGTTATTCGGATTTTCGATCAACCTTTTAACGCTTTTCGCATTAATTCTGGCGATTGGTATTGTGGTCGATGATGCCATTGTGGTAGTTGAAGCGGTGCATGCGAAAATGGAGCATAAACGTTTGTCTCCAAAAATCGCCACCCATGAAGCAATGCACGAAATAACGGGTGCTATTATCTCGATTACGCTGGTAATGGCTGCTGTTTTCCTGCCGGTTGGTTTTATGGAAGGCTCAACAGGAGTTTTCTATCGTCAGTTTGCCTTTACGATGGCCATTGCAATTGTAATTTCGGCTGTTAATGCCTTAACATTGAGTCCAGCGCTTGCGGCATTATTCTTAAAAGATAATCACGGAGCACACGATCACGATGCGCCTTATCAGAAAAAAGGATTTAAGGAAAAATTCTTTACCGCTTTTAACAGCAGTTTTGAATCGTTGACAAACCGTTACGTAGGCGGATTGAAATTCTTAATCAGAAGAAAATGGTTGAGTTTAGGCGGATTAGCTTTAGTGGTTGTAGCGACTGTTGTAATGGTAAAAACAACGCCTGCCGGATTTATTCCAACAGAAGATCAAGGATTTATCGCCATTGCAGTAAATACACCATCTGGAACTTCGCTTGACGGAACTCAGAAAGTAATGACTGATGCGGAAAATACTTTAAGAGGATTAGATGCTTCTCGATTTGTAACAGCGATTTCAGGTTTCAATTTATTGACGAATTCTACAAGTCCATCTTCTGCAGTAGTTTTCGTATTGCTTAAACCAAATGAAGAACGCGGTGATGTAAAAAATATTGACGAAATCATGAATCAGGTTCGTGGCAAATTGGGCGCTATTTCCGGCGGAAGTTTCTTCGTATTCAGTTTCCCAACTGTTCCCGGATTTAGTAACGTTGAGGCTTTAGATTTAGTTTTACAAGATAAAACGGGAGGAAAACTGGATAAATTCTCTGGAATATCTCAAAACTTTATCGGCGAATTAATGAAACGTCCGGAAATTGCAGTTGCCTTTACTTCTTTCAAAGCAGATTATCCGCAATTACAATTGGAAGTTAATGACGAAAAAGCAAATCAGTTAGGCGTAAATGTAAAAGACATTTTACAAACGATGCAGGCTTATTTTGGTAGCGCACAGGCATCTGATTTCAACAGATTTGGTAAATATTACCGTGTGGTTGTTCAGGCCGATATCGAAGACCGAGCTGATCCAACAGCCATTGACAGAGTTTTTGTCAAAAACAAAACAGGCGAAATGGTGCCAATAAATACTTTAGTAAAACTAACCCGTATTTATGGTTCTGAAACCGCTTCACGATACAATTTATTTAATTCAATTTCGATTAATGCGATTCCGAAACCTGGATTTAGTTCCGGTGATGCCATTAAAGCAATTGAAGAAGTAGCAGCACAACAATTACCTGCAGGTTACGGGTTTGAATTCTCGGGCCAGACTCGTGAGGAGATTTCTTCCGGAGGGCAGTCTGCAACTATATTCTTACTGTGTTTGATATTCATTTATTTCCTACTTGCTGCACAGTATGAAAGTTACATTTTGCCTTTGGCTGTAATCTTGTCAATCCCTGCAGGTATTTTTGGAGTATTCGTAGCGATTGGTTTAACTGGAATCGAAAATAATATTTACGTACAAGTTGCGCTCGTCATGCTGATCGGACTTCTTGCTAAAAATGCCATTTTGATTGTGGAGTTTGCCGTTCAAAAACGAAAATCGGGACAAGCGTTAGTCAGAGCTTCAATCGATGCTGCAAAATTACGTCTGCGACCAATTATCATGACGTCTCTTGCCTTTATTGTTGGTTTAGTTCCAATGATGAGCGCCAAAGGACCATCAGCACAAGGTAACCACTCTATTAGTATTGGTGCCGCAGGAGGTATGATTTCAGGAGTAATTCTAGGTTTGTTTATTATTCCGGTTCTCTTTATCATCTTCCAGCATTTACAAGAAAAGGTTTCTGGAAAACCAGTTGCCGTAATTCATAATGAAGAAAAATAA
- a CDS encoding GNAT family N-acetyltransferase encodes MTNRNLIKDNIDNLTALWRTVATPLLSYHKYDPFEFCQIKNSGWPNRLWFREDIKEENLPQILEIMEKNPGLIIPYWDIFGSNSNEIFENNGFKIRIQLMAMALKLDQKFKLPNNLNFKRVLNEEDAKTWSDIYPLSFSYVISKETLVHNYENVKFYLVHFEERPIGTLTLFQTGNVMGIHGVGVIPDMRKKGFAEEIMKFAINEAIDAGCEYAQLQASALGKGIYTRLGFEDLFLITNYQLT; translated from the coding sequence ATGACCAATAGAAACCTTATCAAAGACAATATTGACAATCTTACAGCGCTTTGGAGAACTGTTGCCACTCCTCTCCTTTCCTATCATAAATATGATCCTTTTGAATTTTGCCAAATAAAAAACTCAGGCTGGCCTAACCGTTTATGGTTCCGCGAAGATATTAAAGAAGAAAATCTTCCCCAGATTCTGGAAATTATGGAAAAAAATCCGGGATTAATTATTCCGTATTGGGATATTTTTGGAAGTAACTCCAATGAAATTTTTGAAAATAATGGATTTAAAATCCGAATTCAACTGATGGCTATGGCTTTGAAGCTGGATCAAAAATTCAAACTTCCAAACAATTTGAATTTTAAAAGAGTTCTAAATGAAGAAGATGCCAAAACTTGGTCTGATATCTATCCGTTATCTTTTAGTTATGTAATCAGTAAAGAAACGCTGGTGCATAATTACGAAAATGTGAAGTTTTATCTGGTTCATTTTGAAGAAAGACCAATAGGAACACTTACCCTTTTTCAAACTGGGAATGTAATGGGAATTCATGGCGTCGGAGTAATTCCAGACATGCGTAAAAAAGGTTTTGCAGAAGAAATCATGAAATTTGCCATCAACGAAGCCATAGATGCCGGCTGTGAATATGCCCAGTTACAAGCATCAGCTTTAGGAAAAGGGATTTATACGAGATTAGGTTTTGAGGATTTGTTTTTGATTACTAATTATCAACTGACGTAA